The following proteins are co-located in the Penaeus vannamei isolate JL-2024 chromosome 34, ASM4276789v1, whole genome shotgun sequence genome:
- the LOC113819058 gene encoding loricrin-like isoform X22, with product MTRPLAVLYLVAVGVASAASPGPSPASAASPGPDLVRPQRDDDFSIEIFDPEDEILLSDLYAIGGYGLGAGFSGHRQTGVSGFRPGFQGQRGKPGKGSRYPVGGSLSGAGGFPSVGSGSLSGAGGFPSGSGFPSGAGGFPSRGSGSLSGAGGFPSGSGSLSGAGGFPSGSGSLSGAGGFPSGSGSLSGAGGFPSGSGSLSGAGGFPSGGSGSLSGAGGFPSGGGGFPSGSGSLSGAGGFPSGGSGSLSGAGGFPSGGSGSLSGAGGFPSGGGGFPSGSGSLSGSGGFPSGGSGSLSGSGGFPSGGSGSLSGSGGFPSGSGSLSGAGGFPSGGSGSLSGAGGFPSGGSGSLSGAGGFPSGGGGFPSGSGSLSGSGGFPSGGGGFPSGSGSLSGSGGFPSGGSGSLSGSGGFPSGSGSLSGSGGFPSGGSGSLSGSGGFPSGSGSLSGSGGFPSGGSGFPSGSGSLSGSGGFPSGSGFPSESGSLSGSGGFPSGSGSLSGSGGFPSGGSGFPSGSGSLSGSGGFPSGGSGSLPGSGGFPSGGSGSLSGSGGFPSGSGSSSGGSGFPSGGDGFPSLSGAGGFPSGGSGSLSGAGGFPSGSGSLSGAGGYPSGGSRSSAGKGGFPSGGSSRSSSRG from the exons ATGACGAGGCCGCTCGCCGTGCTCTACCTGGTGGCCGTGGGCGTCGCCAGCGCCGCGAGCCCCGGCCCCAGCCCCGCCAGCGCCGCGAGCCCCGGACCCGACCTCGTCCGGCCCCAACGCGACGACGACTTCTCCATCGAGATCTTCGATCCCGAGGACGAGATCCTCCTTTCCGACCTGTATGCAATCGGCGGCTACGGCTTAGGGGCAGGCTTCTCTGGGCACCGACAGACTGGTGTATCAGGATTCCGGCCCGGCTTCCAGGGCCAGCGGGGCAAGCCGGGAAAGGGAAGTCGCTACCCCGTAGGAGGATCCTTGTCAGGAGCAGGTGGATTCCCATCTGTAGGAAGTGGATCCTTATCAGGGGCAGGTGGATTCCCATCTGGAAGTGGATTCCCGTCAGGAGCAGGTGGATTCCCATCGAGAGGAAGTGGATCCTTATCAGGGGCAGGTGGATTCCCATCTGGGAGTGGATCCTTATCAGGAGCAGGTGGATTCCCATCTGGAAGTGGATCTTTGTCTGGAGCAGGTGGATTCCCGTCAGGAAGTGGATCCTTGTCAGGAGCAGGTGGATTCCCGTCAGGAAGTGGATCCTTGTCAGGAGCAGGTGGATTCCCATCTGGAGGAAGTGGATCCTTATCAGGGGCAGGTGGATTTCCATCTGGAGGAGGTGGATTCCCGTCAGGAAGCGGATCCTTGTCAGGAGCAGGTGGATTCCCATCTGGAGGAAGCGGATCCTTGTCAGGAGCAGGTGGATTCCCATCTGGAGGAAGTGGATCCTTATCAGGGGCAGGTGGATTCCCATCTGGAGGAGGTGGATTCCCGTCAGGAAGCGGATCCTTGTCTGGATCAGGTGGATTCCCATCTGGAGGAAGTGGATCCTTATCAGGATCAGGTGGATTCCCATCTGGAGGAAGTGGATCCTTATCAGGATCAG GTGGATTCCCGTCAGGAAGCGGATCCTTGTCAGGAGCAGGTGGATTCCCATCTGGAGGAAGTGGATCCTTATCAGGGGCAG GTGGATTCCCATCTGGAGGAAGTGGATCCTTATCAGGGGCAGGTGGATTCCCATCTGGAGGAGGTGGATTCCCGTCAGGAAGCGGATCCTTGTCAGGATCAGGTGGATTCCCATCTGGAGGAGGTGGATTCCCGTCAGGAAGCGGATCCTTGTCTGGATCAGGTGGATTCCCATCTGGAGGAAGTGGATCCTTATCAGGATCAGGTGGATTCCCGTCAGGAAGCGGATCCTTGTCTGGATCAGGTGGATTCCCATCTGGAGGAAGTGGGTCCTTATCAGGATCAGGTGGATTCCCGTCAGGAAGTGGATCCTTGTCTGGATCAGGTGGATTCCCATCTGGAGGAAGTGGATTCCCGTCAGGAAGCGGATCCTTGTCTGGATCAGGTGGATTTCCATCTGGAAGTGGATTCCCGTCAGAAAGTGGATCCTTGTCTGGATCAGGTGGATTCCCATCTGGAAGTGGATCCTTATCAGGATCAGGTGGATTTCCATCTGGAGGAAGTGGATTCCCGTCAGGAAGCGGATCCTTGTCTGGATCAGGTGGATTCCCATCTGGAGGAAGTGGATCCTTGCCTGGATCAGGTGGATTTCCATCTGGAGGAAGTGGATCCTTATCAGGATCAGGTGGATTCCCGTCAGGGAGCGGATCCTCGTCTGGAGGAAGTGGATTCCCATCTGGAGGAGATGGATTTCCATCGTTGTCAGGAGCAGGCGGATTCCCATCTGGAGGAAGTGGATCGTTGTCAGGAGCAGGTGGATTCCCGTCAGGAAGTGGATCGTTATCAGGAGCAGGTGGATATCCGTCAGGAGGAAGTAGATCCTCGGCTGGAAAAGGTGGATTCCCATCCGGAGGAAGTAGTCGCTCGTCTAGCAGAGGCTGA
- the LOC113819058 gene encoding loricrin-like isoform X9, translating to MTRPLAVLYLVAVGVASAASPGPSPASAASPGPDLVRPQRDDDFSIEIFDPEDEILLSDLYAIGGYGLGAGFSGHRQTGVSGFRPGFQGQRGKPGKGSRYPVGGSLSGAGGFPSVGSGSLSGAGGFPSGSGFPSGAGGFPSRGSGSLSGAGGFPSGSGSLSGAGGFPSGSGSLSGAGGFPSGSGSLSGAGGFPSGSGSLSGAGGFPSGGSGSLSGAGGFPSGGGGFPSGSGSLSGAGGFPSGGSGSLSGAGGFPSGGSGSLSGAGGFPSGGGGFPSGSGSLSGSGGFPSGGSGSLSGSGGFPSGGSGSLSGSGGFPSGSGSLSGAGGFPSGGSGSLSGAGGFPSGGGGFPSGSGSLSGAGGFPSGGSGSLSGAGGFPSGGGGFPSGSGSLSGSGGFPSGGGGFPSGSGSLSGSGGFPSGGSGSLSGSGGFPSGSGSLSGSGGFPSGGSGSLSGSGGFPSGSGSLSGSGGFPSGGSGFPSGSGSLSGSGGFPSGSGFPSESGSLSGSGGFPSGSGSLSGSGGFPSGGSGFPSGSGSLSGSGGFPSGGSGSLPGSGGFPSGGSGSLSGSGGFPSGSGSSSGGSGFPSGGDGFPSLSGAGGFPSGGSGSLSGAGGFPSGSGSLSGAGGYPSGGSRSSAGKGGFPSGGSSRSSSRG from the exons ATGACGAGGCCGCTCGCCGTGCTCTACCTGGTGGCCGTGGGCGTCGCCAGCGCCGCGAGCCCCGGCCCCAGCCCCGCCAGCGCCGCGAGCCCCGGACCCGACCTCGTCCGGCCCCAACGCGACGACGACTTCTCCATCGAGATCTTCGATCCCGAGGACGAGATCCTCCTTTCCGACCTGTATGCAATCGGCGGCTACGGCTTAGGGGCAGGCTTCTCTGGGCACCGACAGACTGGTGTATCAGGATTCCGGCCCGGCTTCCAGGGCCAGCGGGGCAAGCCGGGAAAGGGAAGTCGCTACCCCGTAGGAGGATCCTTGTCAGGAGCAGGTGGATTCCCATCTGTAGGAAGTGGATCCTTATCAGGGGCAGGTGGATTCCCATCTGGAAGTGGATTCCCGTCAGGAGCAGGTGGATTCCCATCGAGAGGAAGTGGATCCTTATCAGGGGCAGGTGGATTCCCATCTGGGAGTGGATCCTTATCAGGAGCAGGTGGATTCCCATCTGGAAGTGGATCTTTGTCTGGAGCAGGTGGATTCCCGTCAGGAAGTGGATCCTTGTCAGGAGCAGGTGGATTCCCGTCAGGAAGTGGATCCTTGTCAGGAGCAGGTGGATTCCCATCTGGAGGAAGTGGATCCTTATCAGGGGCAGGTGGATTTCCATCTGGAGGAGGTGGATTCCCGTCAGGAAGCGGATCCTTGTCAGGAGCAGGTGGATTCCCATCTGGAGGAAGCGGATCCTTGTCAGGAGCAGGTGGATTCCCATCTGGAGGAAGTGGATCCTTATCAGGGGCAGGTGGATTCCCATCTGGAGGAGGTGGATTCCCGTCAGGAAGCGGATCCTTGTCTGGATCAGGTGGATTCCCATCTGGAGGAAGTGGATCCTTATCAGGATCAGGTGGATTCCCATCTGGAGGAAGTGGATCCTTATCAGGATCAG GTGGATTCCCGTCAGGAAGCGGATCCTTGTCAGGAGCAGGTGGATTCCCATCTGGAGGAAGTGGATCCTTATCAGGGGCAGGTGGATTTCCATCTGGAGGAGGTGGATTCCCGTCAGGAAGCGGATCCTTGTCAGGAGCAGGTGGATTCCCATCTGGAGGAAGTGGATCCTTATCAGGGGCAGGTGGATTCCCATCTGGAGGAGGTGGATTCCCGTCAGGAAGCGGATCCTTGTCAGGATCAGGTGGATTCCCATCTGGAGGAGGTGGATTCCCGTCAGGAAGCGGATCCTTGTCTGGATCAGGTGGATTCCCATCTGGAGGAAGTGGATCCTTATCAGGATCAGGTGGATTCCCGTCAGGAAGCGGATCCTTGTCTGGATCAGGTGGATTCCCATCTGGAGGAAGTGGGTCCTTATCAGGATCAGGTGGATTCCCGTCAGGAAGTGGATCCTTGTCTGGATCAGGTGGATTCCCATCTGGAGGAAGTGGATTCCCGTCAGGAAGCGGATCCTTGTCTGGATCAGGTGGATTTCCATCTGGAAGTGGATTCCCGTCAGAAAGTGGATCCTTGTCTGGATCAGGTGGATTCCCATCTGGAAGTGGATCCTTATCAGGATCAGGTGGATTTCCATCTGGAGGAAGTGGATTCCCGTCAGGAAGCGGATCCTTGTCTGGATCAGGTGGATTCCCATCTGGAGGAAGTGGATCCTTGCCTGGATCAGGTGGATTTCCATCTGGAGGAAGTGGATCCTTATCAGGATCAGGTGGATTCCCGTCAGGGAGCGGATCCTCGTCTGGAGGAAGTGGATTCCCATCTGGAGGAGATGGATTTCCATCGTTGTCAGGAGCAGGCGGATTCCCATCTGGAGGAAGTGGATCGTTGTCAGGAGCAGGTGGATTCCCGTCAGGAAGTGGATCGTTATCAGGAGCAGGTGGATATCCGTCAGGAGGAAGTAGATCCTCGGCTGGAAAAGGTGGATTCCCATCCGGAGGAAGTAGTCGCTCGTCTAGCAGAGGCTGA
- the LOC113819058 gene encoding loricrin-like isoform X43, translating into MTRPLAVLYLVAVGVASAASPGPSPASAASPGPDLVRPQRDDDFSIEIFDPEDEILLSDLYAIGGYGLGAGFSGHRQTGVSGFRPGFQGQRGKPGKGSRYPVGGSLSGAGGFPSVGSGSLSGAGGFPSGSGFPSGAGGFPSRGSGSLSGAGGFPSGSGSLSGAGGFPSGSGSLSGAGGFPSGSGSLSGAGGFPSGSGSLSGAGGFPSGGSGSLSGAGGFPSGGGGFPSGSGSLSGAGGFPSGGSGSLSGAGGFPSGGSGSLSGAGGFPSGGGGFPSGSGSLSGSGGFPSGGSGSLSGSGGFPSGGSGSLSGSGGFPSGSGSLSGSGGFPSGGSGSLSGSGGFPSGSGSLSGSGGFPSGGSGSLSGSGGFPSGSGSLSGSGGFPSGGSGFPSGSGSLSGSGGFPSGSGFPSESGSLSGSGGFPSGSGSLSGSGGFPSGGSGFPSGSGSLSGSGGFPSGGSGSLPGSGGFPSGGSGSLSGSGGFPSGSGSSSGGSGFPSGGDGFPSLSGAGGFPSGGSGSLSGAGGFPSGSGSLSGAGGYPSGGSRSSAGKGGFPSGGSSRSSSRG; encoded by the exons ATGACGAGGCCGCTCGCCGTGCTCTACCTGGTGGCCGTGGGCGTCGCCAGCGCCGCGAGCCCCGGCCCCAGCCCCGCCAGCGCCGCGAGCCCCGGACCCGACCTCGTCCGGCCCCAACGCGACGACGACTTCTCCATCGAGATCTTCGATCCCGAGGACGAGATCCTCCTTTCCGACCTGTATGCAATCGGCGGCTACGGCTTAGGGGCAGGCTTCTCTGGGCACCGACAGACTGGTGTATCAGGATTCCGGCCCGGCTTCCAGGGCCAGCGGGGCAAGCCGGGAAAGGGAAGTCGCTACCCCGTAGGAGGATCCTTGTCAGGAGCAGGTGGATTCCCATCTGTAGGAAGTGGATCCTTATCAGGGGCAGGTGGATTCCCATCTGGAAGTGGATTCCCGTCAGGAGCAGGTGGATTCCCATCGAGAGGAAGTGGATCCTTATCAGGGGCAGGTGGATTCCCATCTGGGAGTGGATCCTTATCAGGAGCAGGTGGATTCCCATCTGGAAGTGGATCTTTGTCTGGAGCAGGTGGATTCCCGTCAGGAAGTGGATCCTTGTCAGGAGCAGGTGGATTCCCGTCAGGAAGTGGATCCTTGTCAGGAGCAGGTGGATTCCCATCTGGAGGAAGTGGATCCTTATCAGGGGCAGGTGGATTTCCATCTGGAGGAGGTGGATTCCCGTCAGGAAGCGGATCCTTGTCAGGAGCAGGTGGATTCCCATCTGGAGGAAGCGGATCCTTGTCAGGAGCAGGTGGATTCCCATCTGGAGGAAGTGGATCCTTATCAGGGGCAGGTGGATTCCCATCTGGAGGAGGTGGATTCCCGTCAGGAAGCGGATCCTTGTCTGGATCAGGTGGATTCCCATCTGGAGGAAGTGGATCCTTATCAGGATCAGGTGGATTCCCATCTGGAGGAAGTGGATCCTTATCAGGATCAG GTGGATTCCCGTCAGGAAGCGGATCCTTGTCTGGATCAGGTGGATTCCCATCTGGAGGAAGTGGATCCTTATCAGGATCAGGTGGATTCCCGTCAGGAAGCGGATCCTTGTCTGGATCAGGTGGATTCCCATCTGGAGGAAGTGGGTCCTTATCAGGATCAGGTGGATTCCCGTCAGGAAGTGGATCCTTGTCTGGATCAGGTGGATTCCCATCTGGAGGAAGTGGATTCCCGTCAGGAAGCGGATCCTTGTCTGGATCAGGTGGATTTCCATCTGGAAGTGGATTCCCGTCAGAAAGTGGATCCTTGTCTGGATCAGGTGGATTCCCATCTGGAAGTGGATCCTTATCAGGATCAGGTGGATTTCCATCTGGAGGAAGTGGATTCCCGTCAGGAAGCGGATCCTTGTCTGGATCAGGTGGATTCCCATCTGGAGGAAGTGGATCCTTGCCTGGATCAGGTGGATTTCCATCTGGAGGAAGTGGATCCTTATCAGGATCAGGTGGATTCCCGTCAGGGAGCGGATCCTCGTCTGGAGGAAGTGGATTCCCATCTGGAGGAGATGGATTTCCATCGTTGTCAGGAGCAGGCGGATTCCCATCTGGAGGAAGTGGATCGTTGTCAGGAGCAGGTGGATTCCCGTCAGGAAGTGGATCGTTATCAGGAGCAGGTGGATATCCGTCAGGAGGAAGTAGATCCTCGGCTGGAAAAGGTGGATTCCCATCCGGAGGAAGTAGTCGCTCGTCTAGCAGAGGCTGA
- the LOC113819058 gene encoding uncharacterized protein isoform X19, with translation MTRPLAVLYLVAVGVASAASPGPSPASAASPGPDLVRPQRDDDFSIEIFDPEDEILLSDLYAIGGYGLGAGFSGHRQTGVSGFRPGFQGQRGKPGKGSRYPVGGSLSGAGGFPSVGSGSLSGAGGFPSGSGFPSGAGGFPSRGSGSLSGAGGFPSGSGSLSGAGGFPSGSGSLSGAGGFPSGSGSLSGAGGFPSGSGSLSGAGGFPSGGSGSLSGAGGFPSGGGGFPSGSGSLSGAGGFPSGGSGSLSGAGGFPSGGSGSLSGAGGFPSGGGGFPSGSGSLSGSGGFPSGGSGSLSGSGGFPSGGSGSLSGSGGFPSGGSGSLSGAGGFPSGGGGFPSGSGSLSGAGGFPSGGSGSLSGAGGFPSGGGGFPSGSGSLSGAGGFPSGGSGSLSGAGGFPSGGGGFPSGSGSLSGSGGFPSGGGGFPSGSGSLSGSGGFPSGGSGSLSGSGGFPSGSGSLSGSGGFPSGGSGSLSGSGGFPSGSGSLSGSGGFPSGSGSLSGSGGFPSGGSGFPSGSGSLSGSGGFPSGGSGSLPGSGGFPSGGSGSLSGSGGFPSGSGSSSGGSGFPSGGDGFPSLSGAGGFPSGGSGSLSGAGGFPSGSGSLSGAGGYPSGGSRSSAGKGGFPSGGSSRSSSRG, from the exons ATGACGAGGCCGCTCGCCGTGCTCTACCTGGTGGCCGTGGGCGTCGCCAGCGCCGCGAGCCCCGGCCCCAGCCCCGCCAGCGCCGCGAGCCCCGGACCCGACCTCGTCCGGCCCCAACGCGACGACGACTTCTCCATCGAGATCTTCGATCCCGAGGACGAGATCCTCCTTTCCGACCTGTATGCAATCGGCGGCTACGGCTTAGGGGCAGGCTTCTCTGGGCACCGACAGACTGGTGTATCAGGATTCCGGCCCGGCTTCCAGGGCCAGCGGGGCAAGCCGGGAAAGGGAAGTCGCTACCCCGTAGGAGGATCCTTGTCAGGAGCAGGTGGATTCCCATCTGTAGGAAGTGGATCCTTATCAGGGGCAGGTGGATTCCCATCTGGAAGTGGATTCCCGTCAGGAGCAGGTGGATTCCCATCGAGAGGAAGTGGATCCTTATCAGGGGCAGGTGGATTCCCATCTGGGAGTGGATCCTTATCAGGAGCAGGTGGATTCCCATCTGGAAGTGGATCTTTGTCTGGAGCAGGTGGATTCCCGTCAGGAAGTGGATCCTTGTCAGGAGCAGGTGGATTCCCGTCAGGAAGTGGATCCTTGTCAGGAGCAGGTGGATTCCCATCTGGAGGAAGTGGATCCTTATCAGGGGCAGGTGGATTTCCATCTGGAGGAGGTGGATTCCCGTCAGGAAGCGGATCCTTGTCAGGAGCAGGTGGATTCCCATCTGGAGGAAGCGGATCCTTGTCAGGAGCAGGTGGATTCCCATCTGGAGGAAGTGGATCCTTATCAGGGGCAGGTGGATTCCCATCTGGAGGAGGTGGATTCCCGTCAGGAAGCGGATCCTTGTCTGGATCAGGTGGATTCCCATCTGGAGGAAGTGGATCCTTATCAGGATCAGGTGGATTCCCATCTGGAGGAAGTGGATCCTTATCAGGATCAGGTGGATTCCCATCTGGAGGAAGTGGATCCTTATCAGGGGCAGGTGGATTTCCATCTGGAGGAGGTGGATTCCCGTCAGGAAGCGGATCCTTGTCAGGAGCAGGTGGATTCCCATCTGGAGGAAGTGGATCCTTATCAGGGGCAGGTGGATTTCCATCTGGAGGAGGTGGATTCCCGTCAGGAAGCGGATCCTTGTCAGGAGCAGGTGGATTCCCATCTGGAGGAAGTGGATCCTTATCAGGGGCAGGTGGATTCCCATCTGGAGGAGGTGGATTCCCGTCAGGAAGCGGATCCTTGTCAGGATCAGGTGGATTCCCATCTGGAGGAGGTGGATTCCCGTCAGGAAGCGGATCCTTGTCTGGATCAGGTGGATTCCCATCTGGAGGAAGTGGATCCTTATCAGGATCAGGTGGATTCCCGTCAGGAAGCGGATCCTTGTCTGGATCAGGTGGATTCCCATCTGGAGGAAGTGGGTCCTTATCAGGATCAGGTGGATTCCCGTCAGGAAGTGGATCCTTGTCTGGATCAG GTGGATTCCCATCTGGAAGTGGATCCTTATCAGGATCAGGTGGATTTCCATCTGGAGGAAGTGGATTCCCGTCAGGAAGCGGATCCTTGTCTGGATCAGGTGGATTCCCATCTGGAGGAAGTGGATCCTTGCCTGGATCAGGTGGATTTCCATCTGGAGGAAGTGGATCCTTATCAGGATCAGGTGGATTCCCGTCAGGGAGCGGATCCTCGTCTGGAGGAAGTGGATTCCCATCTGGAGGAGATGGATTTCCATCGTTGTCAGGAGCAGGCGGATTCCCATCTGGAGGAAGTGGATCGTTGTCAGGAGCAGGTGGATTCCCGTCAGGAAGTGGATCGTTATCAGGAGCAGGTGGATATCCGTCAGGAGGAAGTAGATCCTCGGCTGGAAAAGGTGGATTCCCATCCGGAGGAAGTAGTCGCTCGTCTAGCAGAGGCTGA
- the LOC113819058 gene encoding loricrin-like isoform X5, translating to MTRPLAVLYLVAVGVASAASPGPSPASAASPGPDLVRPQRDDDFSIEIFDPEDEILLSDLYAIGGYGLGAGFSGHRQTGVSGFRPGFQGQRGKPGKGSRYPVGGSLSGAGGFPSVGSGSLSGAGGFPSGSGFPSGAGGFPSRGSGSLSGAGGFPSGSGSLSGAGGFPSGSGSLSGAGGFPSGSGSLSGAGGFPSGSGSLSGAGGFPSGGSGSLSGAGGFPSGGGGFPSGSGSLSGAGGFPSGGSGSLSGAGGFPSGGSGSLSGAGGFPSGGGGFPSGSGSLSGSGGFPSGGSGSLSGSGGFPSGGSGSLSGSGGFPSGGSGSLSGAGGFPSGGGGFPSGSGSLSGAGGFPSGGSGSLSGAGGFPSGGGGFPSGSGSLSGAGGFPSGGSGSLSGAGGFPSGGGGFPSGSGSLSGSGGFPSGGSGSLSGSGGFPSGSGSLSGSGGFPSGGSGSLSGSGGFPSGSGSLSGSGGFPSGGSGFPSGSGSLSGSGGFPSGSGFPSESGSLSGSGGFPSGSGSLSGSGGFPSGGSGFPSGSGSLSGSGGFPSGGSGSLPGSGGFPSGGSGSLSGSGGFPSGSGSSSGGSGFPSGGDGFPSLSGAGGFPSGGSGSLSGAGGFPSGSGSLSGAGGYPSGGSRSSAGKGGFPSGGSSRSSSRG from the exons ATGACGAGGCCGCTCGCCGTGCTCTACCTGGTGGCCGTGGGCGTCGCCAGCGCCGCGAGCCCCGGCCCCAGCCCCGCCAGCGCCGCGAGCCCCGGACCCGACCTCGTCCGGCCCCAACGCGACGACGACTTCTCCATCGAGATCTTCGATCCCGAGGACGAGATCCTCCTTTCCGACCTGTATGCAATCGGCGGCTACGGCTTAGGGGCAGGCTTCTCTGGGCACCGACAGACTGGTGTATCAGGATTCCGGCCCGGCTTCCAGGGCCAGCGGGGCAAGCCGGGAAAGGGAAGTCGCTACCCCGTAGGAGGATCCTTGTCAGGAGCAGGTGGATTCCCATCTGTAGGAAGTGGATCCTTATCAGGGGCAGGTGGATTCCCATCTGGAAGTGGATTCCCGTCAGGAGCAGGTGGATTCCCATCGAGAGGAAGTGGATCCTTATCAGGGGCAGGTGGATTCCCATCTGGGAGTGGATCCTTATCAGGAGCAGGTGGATTCCCATCTGGAAGTGGATCTTTGTCTGGAGCAGGTGGATTCCCGTCAGGAAGTGGATCCTTGTCAGGAGCAGGTGGATTCCCGTCAGGAAGTGGATCCTTGTCAGGAGCAGGTGGATTCCCATCTGGAGGAAGTGGATCCTTATCAGGGGCAGGTGGATTTCCATCTGGAGGAGGTGGATTCCCGTCAGGAAGCGGATCCTTGTCAGGAGCAGGTGGATTCCCATCTGGAGGAAGCGGATCCTTGTCAGGAGCAGGTGGATTCCCATCTGGAGGAAGTGGATCCTTATCAGGGGCAGGTGGATTCCCATCTGGAGGAGGTGGATTCCCGTCAGGAAGCGGATCCTTGTCTGGATCAGGTGGATTCCCATCTGGAGGAAGTGGATCCTTATCAGGATCAGGTGGATTCCCATCTGGAGGAAGTGGATCCTTATCAGGATCAGGTGGATTCCCATCTGGAGGAAGTGGATCCTTATCAGGGGCAGGTGGATTTCCATCTGGAGGAGGTGGATTCCCGTCAGGAAGCGGATCCTTGTCAGGAGCAGGTGGATTCCCATCTGGAGGAAGTGGATCCTTATCAGGGGCAGGTGGATTTCCATCTGGAGGAGGTGGATTCCCGTCAGGAAGCGGATCCTTGTCAGGAGCAGGTGGATTCCCATCTGGAGGAAGTGGATCCTTATCAGGGGCAGGTGGATTCCCATCTGGAGGAG GTGGATTCCCGTCAGGAAGCGGATCCTTGTCTGGATCAGGTGGATTCCCATCTGGAGGAAGTGGATCCTTATCAGGATCAGGTGGATTCCCGTCAGGAAGCGGATCCTTGTCTGGATCAGGTGGATTCCCATCTGGAGGAAGTGGGTCCTTATCAGGATCAGGTGGATTCCCGTCAGGAAGTGGATCCTTGTCTGGATCAGGTGGATTCCCATCTGGAGGAAGTGGATTCCCGTCAGGAAGCGGATCCTTGTCTGGATCAGGTGGATTTCCATCTGGAAGTGGATTCCCGTCAGAAAGTGGATCCTTGTCTGGATCAGGTGGATTCCCATCTGGAAGTGGATCCTTATCAGGATCAGGTGGATTTCCATCTGGAGGAAGTGGATTCCCGTCAGGAAGCGGATCCTTGTCTGGATCAGGTGGATTCCCATCTGGAGGAAGTGGATCCTTGCCTGGATCAGGTGGATTTCCATCTGGAGGAAGTGGATCCTTATCAGGATCAGGTGGATTCCCGTCAGGGAGCGGATCCTCGTCTGGAGGAAGTGGATTCCCATCTGGAGGAGATGGATTTCCATCGTTGTCAGGAGCAGGCGGATTCCCATCTGGAGGAAGTGGATCGTTGTCAGGAGCAGGTGGATTCCCGTCAGGAAGTGGATCGTTATCAGGAGCAGGTGGATATCCGTCAGGAGGAAGTAGATCCTCGGCTGGAAAAGGTGGATTCCCATCCGGAGGAAGTAGTCGCTCGTCTAGCAGAGGCTGA